From a single Lolium rigidum isolate FL_2022 chromosome 7, APGP_CSIRO_Lrig_0.1, whole genome shotgun sequence genomic region:
- the LOC124669932 gene encoding phylloplanin-like, whose protein sequence is MASKPTLLALSAAMIVAAACLLGAAEAKLGRLFVTGVVPCSTGSLIDIATSPAFPNAEVELRCAGKVVAGATTNINGSFTMEADLTSALAAFIGRCSLVVDTPLIKCDAQLPPVGKLVSYLQGPLTRLLGGIFHLFPAGFSFHGR, encoded by the exons ATGGCATCCAAGCCCACTCTCCTCGCACTCTCTGCAGCCATGATCGTGGCGGCGGCGTGCCTTCTCGGCGCCGCGGAGGCGAAGCTCGGCAGGCTCTTCGTCACCGGCGTCGTGCCGTGCAGCACCGGCAGCCTCATCGACATCGCCACCTCCCCCGCGTTCCCAA ACGCGGAGGTGGAGCTGCGGTGCGCGGGGAAGGTGGTGGCGGGCGCGACGACGAACATCAACGGGTCGTTCACGATGGAGGCGGACCTGACGAGCGCGCTGGCGGCGTTCATCGGAAGGTGCTCGCTGGTGGTGGACACCCCGCTCATCAAGTGCGACGCCCAGCTGCCGCCGGTGGGGAAGCTCGTGTCCTACCTGCAGGGCCCGCTCACCAGGCTGCTCGGCGGTATCTTCCACCTCTTCCCCGCCGGCTTCTCCTTCCACGGCCGATGA